The following are from one region of the Petrotoga mobilis SJ95 genome:
- a CDS encoding carbohydrate ABC transporter permease, whose product MLKAEYAIIFYVLLIVLSLLLVRMFSKRYLKPVKYRKVKESISAYLYLLPSFVILGIFVFWPIFYSFYLSFFKWDFQNQGNPIFIGFQNYIELFKLNQPVNITFNEAFFNTLLIFMTAIFIIHLIFDLKKIKTPRQKYLIVCMSILGIISLLTINSIQYLNVVSALVLVVVYTILLSLHFADQMSNKIFLRIITFIGLWIAFYSLGVPEIIRFLSLAKEQSLFIKAIWNTTYYVLLSTPITILFALLIALLLNRKLYGKTFFRTVYFIPFVTSVVAISLVWQWIFNDNGLLNYILTQIGFSKTPWLKDQKFTIPTVAIISIWKMVGYYAIIFLAGLQNIDKAYYEAAEVDGATPFQKFQFITLPLLSPTTYFVIIVAMIGAFKVFDEIFILYVGMPGPYNNSGMTMVYYVYDMFYVQQRMGRASAAAYVLFGIILLFTILQMRSSRSRIHYES is encoded by the coding sequence TTGTTAAAAGCGGAATACGCCATCATTTTTTATGTTTTATTGATCGTCTTATCCTTGCTTTTAGTCAGAATGTTTTCGAAAAGATATTTAAAACCTGTTAAGTACAGGAAAGTTAAAGAAAGCATTTCAGCTTATTTGTATCTATTACCTTCTTTTGTGATTCTAGGGATATTTGTTTTTTGGCCTATTTTTTATTCTTTCTATCTGAGTTTTTTTAAGTGGGATTTCCAAAATCAAGGTAATCCAATTTTCATTGGGTTTCAGAATTATATAGAATTATTTAAGTTAAATCAACCTGTGAATATAACATTCAACGAAGCATTTTTCAATACACTTCTAATCTTTATGACCGCTATTTTTATTATTCATTTGATCTTTGACCTAAAAAAGATAAAAACTCCTAGGCAAAAATATTTAATTGTCTGTATGAGTATATTGGGAATAATTTCTTTGTTAACTATTAATTCAATACAGTATCTTAATGTAGTGAGCGCCTTAGTTCTCGTTGTGGTATACACGATTTTATTATCTTTACACTTTGCCGATCAAATGTCCAATAAAATTTTTCTTCGAATAATCACGTTCATCGGATTATGGATAGCCTTTTACTCGTTGGGAGTCCCCGAAATTATAAGGTTTTTGAGCTTAGCAAAGGAACAGTCGTTGTTCATCAAAGCAATATGGAATACGACTTATTATGTTCTACTTTCCACGCCTATTACTATTCTGTTTGCTTTGTTAATAGCCTTATTGTTGAATAGAAAATTATATGGCAAGACTTTTTTTAGAACGGTTTATTTTATTCCTTTTGTAACAAGTGTAGTGGCAATTTCTCTAGTTTGGCAATGGATTTTCAACGACAATGGTTTATTAAATTATATTTTAACTCAAATAGGTTTTTCAAAAACTCCATGGCTTAAAGATCAGAAGTTTACGATTCCTACTGTTGCTATAATTTCTATATGGAAAATGGTAGGCTATTACGCGATCATCTTTTTGGCAGGCCTGCAAAATATTGATAAAGCTTACTACGAAGCTGCTGAAGTTGATGGAGCCACGCCTTTTCAAAAATTTCAGTTTATTACCTTACCTTTATTATCTCCCACAACTTACTTTGTAATCATAGTTGCTATGATCGGGGCATTTAAAGTCTTCGATGAGATTTTCATACTCTATGTAGGTATGCCTGGACCTTACAACAACAGTGGGATGACAATGGTTTACTATGTGTATGATATGTTCTACGTTCAACAAAGGATGGGAAGAGCTAGTGCTGCTGCTTACGTACTTTTTGGGATTATTCTATTGTTTACAATCCTTCAGATGAGAAGTAGCAGAAGTAGAATACATTATGAATCCTAA
- a CDS encoding carbohydrate ABC transporter permease, which yields MNYSKFIKTLWTLIVYLLLAGGAIVMLLPFAWMIMTSLKTSSEINMWPPTWTTKNFQSEWGLNLKLTPSKPSPRTGLSLAEFRTLSAQESYNPYKMVYEIDGDYVSRGRVQLSFNEINYTDQASVDYMMSDIYDYISNIELREDLSSLFAVEDYSLETFESIYFTLFSQEDGYFKQTTTIRRIQQSISKVQNFIDITLERTINILPYFRTNPNMTESQIESITRSKEIFSDYLGTIKLKADELNSKLSSHPAELRIISQSEVEQLINLLADFLSEIQTFEDEILSNTNTLIQRNIYEPIMKDINTLTFFMYFNEKYGEEQNITFEDVNIIFDVPTKETKYQNIIEGIQQTAYPESFKQIVISLADEKNIENLNQEVVSYLENDFVNDVSNSLIDDPRNLSIYTNIIRTLSQKQANLEQAKTVLSESDYNFLIEHIQGKEKEFGRILEKRAEYDKILKDFDRFFIDTISKATIVSAPAFVDKILYKNNSNIELYTVNVPSIWFLDDVPSGKVEYSFSQVLGNIFQNYVDAWNGAPFSRYYINTVFVSLVTTVLEIIFASMAAFAFSKLNFWGKDFIFITFLATMMIPGEVLLVPNYITISKFSWIDSYYALIVPWVISVFAIFLIRQQFMTVPNELWDAAKIDGSSSWRFLWTVMVPLSRPAILTGALLKFVGSWNAFLWVLIVTKSPEMRTLSVGLQNFRTDAGEIYNLLMAASTFTMIPIVILFIFLQRYFIEGIARTGLKG from the coding sequence TTGAATTATTCAAAGTTTATTAAAACACTTTGGACTTTGATAGTTTACTTATTGTTAGCGGGTGGCGCCATAGTTATGCTCTTGCCTTTTGCATGGATGATAATGACCTCTTTGAAAACAAGTAGTGAAATCAACATGTGGCCTCCAACATGGACAACAAAAAATTTTCAGAGTGAATGGGGTTTAAATTTAAAATTAACCCCTTCAAAGCCTTCCCCACGGACAGGCTTAAGTTTAGCTGAATTTAGAACTTTATCAGCCCAAGAGAGTTACAACCCTTACAAAATGGTCTATGAAATAGACGGGGACTATGTAAGCAGGGGAAGGGTACAACTCTCTTTTAACGAGATAAATTATACAGATCAAGCAAGTGTCGATTATATGATGTCTGATATCTACGATTATATTTCAAATATTGAATTAAGAGAAGATTTATCAAGCTTATTTGCTGTAGAAGATTATTCTCTTGAAACGTTTGAAAGTATTTATTTTACTCTTTTTTCCCAAGAAGATGGTTATTTTAAACAGACCACTACTATAAGAAGGATACAACAAAGTATAAGCAAAGTTCAGAATTTTATAGATATAACGCTCGAAAGAACTATCAACATCTTGCCGTATTTTAGAACGAACCCAAATATGACAGAAAGTCAAATAGAAAGTATTACAAGAAGTAAAGAAATATTTTCAGATTATTTGGGAACGATAAAATTGAAAGCCGACGAATTGAATTCAAAATTGTCTTCCCATCCAGCAGAATTGAGAATAATTAGCCAAAGTGAGGTAGAACAATTAATCAATTTACTTGCCGATTTTTTATCGGAGATTCAAACTTTTGAAGATGAAATCCTATCTAACACCAATACTTTGATTCAAAGAAATATTTACGAACCCATTATGAAAGATATCAACACTTTAACTTTCTTTATGTATTTTAACGAAAAATATGGTGAGGAACAAAATATAACATTTGAAGATGTAAACATAATATTTGACGTTCCTACGAAAGAAACAAAGTATCAGAATATCATCGAAGGTATCCAGCAAACAGCATATCCAGAGTCATTTAAACAAATTGTGATTTCATTGGCTGACGAGAAAAATATTGAGAATTTGAATCAAGAAGTCGTTTCATATCTTGAGAACGATTTCGTAAATGATGTAAGTAATTCTTTAATAGATGACCCTAGAAACCTTTCAATATACACAAACATTATTAGAACTTTATCGCAGAAACAGGCTAATCTTGAGCAAGCTAAGACGGTACTCTCAGAATCTGATTACAATTTTTTAATAGAACACATTCAAGGTAAGGAAAAAGAGTTTGGGAGGATATTGGAAAAAAGGGCAGAATATGATAAAATATTAAAAGATTTCGATAGGTTTTTCATTGATACGATCTCCAAAGCAACTATTGTAAGCGCACCGGCGTTTGTTGATAAAATTTTGTACAAAAACAATTCAAATATTGAATTGTACACAGTAAATGTACCGTCGATCTGGTTCCTTGATGATGTACCTTCTGGAAAGGTTGAATATTCTTTTAGTCAGGTATTAGGTAATATTTTTCAAAATTATGTGGACGCATGGAACGGAGCTCCATTTTCTCGGTACTACATAAATACGGTTTTCGTTTCTCTGGTAACCACTGTTTTAGAAATAATATTCGCCTCGATGGCTGCTTTTGCATTTTCAAAACTTAATTTTTGGGGAAAGGATTTTATTTTTATAACTTTTTTAGCGACTATGATGATACCAGGCGAGGTTTTGTTAGTACCCAATTATATAACTATAAGTAAATTTTCTTGGATAGACAGTTACTATGCTCTGATCGTTCCGTGGGTGATTAGTGTTTTTGCTATATTTTTGATCAGGCAGCAGTTTATGACGGTACCCAACGAGTTATGGGACGCAGCTAAGATAGACGGATCTTCAAGTTGGCGATTTTTATGGACCGTGATGGTTCCTCTTAGTAGACCTGCGATTTTAACTGGGGCGCTACTAAAATTTGTAGGGAGTTGGAACGCCTTTTTATGGGTTTTGATCGTCACTAAAAGTCCTGAAATGAGAACACTTTCAGTGGGATTACAAAATTTTAGAACCGACGCGGGAGAGATTTACAATCTTTTAATGGCGGCATCCACTTTTACTATGATACCTATAGTGATATTGTTTATATTCTTGCAAAGATATTTCATAGAAGGTATCGCAAGAACCGGTTTGAAAGGATAA
- a CDS encoding class I SAM-dependent methyltransferase — translation MVKNSTKWIFTTSHKPNKKQVEKALQLANKYGGVYLERNKLRMNEGDFYFVIDKKLSLNFQWEDGKLFFHPSVSKIRLNNYLKNGIDHLINAVSPKKNDIILDLTLGLGSDALLLSYFCEKVVGLEASFPIYAVVAENITNYDYKENWMKEASKKIEVINSDYKIFLDEQKEGSYDVVYCDPMFENPQYKSSSINPLRKFARYDKITREDLEKMIKIAKKKVVIKARSNDSVWDLYSFDKKIGSKKSGVFFGVIEK, via the coding sequence ATGGTGAAGAATTCCACCAAATGGATCTTTACAACTTCCCATAAGCCAAATAAAAAACAAGTAGAAAAAGCGTTGCAATTAGCCAACAAATACGGTGGTGTTTACTTAGAAAGAAATAAGCTCCGAATGAACGAAGGGGATTTTTATTTTGTAATAGATAAGAAGCTATCGCTGAACTTTCAATGGGAGGATGGAAAATTATTTTTCCATCCTTCTGTTTCCAAAATAAGGTTAAACAATTATTTAAAAAATGGAATCGATCATTTAATAAACGCAGTATCTCCGAAGAAAAACGATATTATACTTGATTTAACCCTTGGCCTTGGAAGTGATGCCTTACTACTGTCATATTTTTGTGAAAAAGTAGTGGGCTTAGAGGCTTCTTTTCCTATATATGCGGTTGTTGCAGAGAATATAACAAACTATGACTACAAAGAAAATTGGATGAAAGAAGCTTCAAAAAAAATCGAAGTGATCAATTCTGATTATAAAATTTTTTTAGACGAGCAAAAAGAAGGAAGTTACGATGTTGTATATTGTGATCCTATGTTCGAGAATCCTCAATACAAATCAAGCTCTATCAATCCTTTAAGGAAGTTTGCCCGATACGATAAAATAACACGAGAAGATTTAGAAAAGATGATTAAAATTGCTAAGAAAAAAGTAGTAATCAAAGCACGTTCTAACGACAGTGTATGGGATTTATACAGTTTCGATAAAAAAATCGGAAGTAAAAAAAGTGGAGTATTTTTCGGAGTGATTGAAAAGTGA
- the miaA gene encoding tRNA (adenosine(37)-N6)-dimethylallyltransferase MiaA: MNKVLVIAGPTAVGKTEISIEIARRINGEIICMDSRQIYSHLIIGTATPDEETKKLVPHHLYGSVDPRTHFTAFDYKKLAEKKIGEVLNRGNTPVLVGGTGLYLDALRKGFLNVKSDYGLRTYLRKLETNNPGVLRKILVDLDPQRAQKIHPNDLKRIIRAIEIYVITGIKMGEIVKENRQDENSFDYHIIVLDRERQELHERINKRVHQMIDEGLIEEVRNLLSLGYSTTLNALNTIGYKEVVQYLYGKIDFNEMVHQIKVNTRNYARRQIIYFRKIEGAKWINLSKTSQEEVVDQILSEFI; this comes from the coding sequence GTGAATAAAGTTTTAGTTATAGCAGGTCCTACGGCTGTCGGAAAAACAGAAATATCCATTGAGATAGCCAGAAGAATTAATGGTGAAATAATTTGTATGGATTCGAGACAAATTTATAGCCATCTTATAATTGGTACCGCTACGCCTGATGAAGAAACAAAAAAATTGGTCCCACATCACTTGTATGGTTCAGTAGATCCACGGACCCATTTTACAGCTTTTGATTATAAAAAATTGGCAGAAAAAAAAATCGGTGAAGTACTAAATAGAGGAAATACACCAGTTTTAGTCGGCGGGACAGGCCTATACCTTGATGCTCTGAGGAAAGGTTTTTTGAATGTAAAATCCGACTATGGTTTAAGGACTTATTTAAGAAAATTAGAAACAAATAATCCTGGTGTTTTAAGAAAGATTTTGGTAGATTTGGATCCACAAAGAGCTCAAAAGATTCATCCAAACGACTTGAAAAGGATCATTAGGGCCATAGAGATTTATGTTATAACAGGTATAAAAATGGGTGAAATTGTAAAAGAAAATAGGCAAGACGAAAATTCTTTTGATTACCATATAATAGTACTGGATAGAGAAAGGCAAGAATTGCACGAAAGGATTAACAAAAGAGTTCATCAAATGATCGATGAAGGTTTGATAGAAGAGGTGCGAAATCTCTTGTCTTTAGGGTATTCTACAACTCTTAACGCTTTAAACACCATAGGTTATAAAGAAGTGGTACAATATTTATATGGAAAAATTGATTTTAATGAAATGGTTCACCAAATAAAAGTAAATACTCGTAACTATGCCAGAAGACAGATAATATACTTTCGTAAGATAGAAGGTGCAAAGTGGATCAATTTGAGTAAAACAAGTCAAGAAGAGGTAGTAGATCAAATATTAAGTGAATTTATTTAA
- the hfq gene encoding RNA chaperone Hfq, with translation MAEKFNLQDRFLNILRINKIEVKIYLEGGFQTSGVVRSFDDYTVLLGKNGEQSLVYKHAVKMMVPSKYIKLFQEPPSKDE, from the coding sequence ATGGCAGAAAAGTTCAATTTACAAGACCGATTTTTGAATATTTTGAGGATTAACAAGATAGAAGTAAAAATCTATTTAGAAGGGGGATTTCAAACAAGTGGAGTGGTGAGATCTTTTGATGATTATACTGTTTTGTTGGGAAAAAACGGTGAACAATCACTGGTTTATAAACATGCCGTAAAAATGATGGTACCTTCGAAATATATTAAACTTTTCCAAGAACCACCGTCTAAAGATGAGTAG
- a CDS encoding M23 family metallopeptidase — protein MKKTFLIFLYILIFSVFSISQLFQPPIKNSYITASFGEYRDTGVDPHFHLGVDFSTFNRKGETVYAAAEGSLYKIWLNDPLYGNAIFLYHEDSDLISGYAHLSVFSDKISKYTQLVQNEFGNQKIEIIFPKDEIPINLNEIIAYSGDTGEAIAPHLHFEVLKQTGDEFVNYDPLEFLEYHEQRDKSLELMNIRSNNKYFEVTENGETVVEYTGNYPRIDIRVREKLGNNSTILPKKVSMYINGILTYKLDFSQIKESEIYKADAVFGYGSTSSIYWLKMYSDEYLSPIVINDFSAFSYGTSTTLNGEIVLEDIWGNEKVYKLKFIKP, from the coding sequence TTGAAAAAAACTTTTTTGATATTTTTGTATATACTAATATTTTCTGTTTTTTCCATTTCTCAACTATTTCAGCCACCTATAAAAAACTCATACATAACAGCTTCCTTTGGTGAATACAGAGATACTGGCGTGGATCCGCATTTTCATTTAGGAGTAGATTTTTCTACTTTTAACAGAAAGGGAGAGACTGTTTATGCGGCAGCTGAAGGTTCTCTATATAAGATATGGCTAAATGATCCTCTCTACGGTAATGCAATATTTTTATACCATGAAGACTCCGATTTAATTAGTGGTTATGCCCACTTAAGTGTTTTCTCTGATAAAATATCTAAATATACCCAATTAGTTCAAAACGAGTTTGGAAATCAAAAGATAGAAATTATATTTCCTAAAGATGAAATTCCAATAAACTTAAATGAGATTATAGCCTATTCAGGAGATACAGGGGAAGCTATTGCTCCACACCTACATTTTGAGGTTTTAAAACAAACCGGAGATGAATTCGTCAATTACGATCCCCTTGAGTTTTTAGAATATCATGAACAAAGGGATAAATCTTTGGAATTAATGAACATTAGATCCAATAATAAGTATTTTGAGGTTACAGAAAATGGAGAAACCGTTGTAGAGTACACAGGTAACTACCCCCGGATAGACATTAGAGTAAGAGAAAAATTAGGAAATAACTCCACTATTCTTCCTAAAAAAGTATCGATGTATATCAATGGGATTTTAACTTATAAGTTGGATTTTAGTCAGATCAAAGAATCCGAAATATATAAAGCCGATGCTGTATTTGGATATGGTTCTACATCTTCCATATATTGGTTGAAAATGTACTCTGATGAATATTTATCTCCAATAGTTATCAATGACTTTTCTGCATTTTCATATGGAACATCTACGACATTAAATGGAGAAATCGTTTTAGAAGACATATGGGGTAACGAAAAAGTTTATAAATTGAAATTCATAAAGCCATAG
- the metK gene encoding methionine adenosyltransferase, which yields MLFTSESVTEGHPDKICDQISDTILDAILEKEPEENKMNARCAVETLVTRGLVVVTGEVRTSAYIDVPTLVRNTILDIGYNRAKFGFDGETCAVITSIEEQSPDIALGVDRSFEVKSKEKEDPFEKIGAGDQGIMFGYATNETDAYMPLPILLAHRLAKRLADVRKSNTLDFLRPDGKTQVTVEYDENNNPVGVETVLISAQHSPDISRQELEEAIKEHVITPVIPENLVTKDTKILVNPTGRFVIGGPQADTGLTGRKIIVDTYGGWAPHGGGAFSGKDPTKVDRSATYMARYVAKNLVASGAADEVLIQLSYAIGVAQPVSINIDTKGTAKVDEEKIYKVVKEIFDFRPAAIISNLNLLQPIYQKTAAYGHFGRKDVEFPWERLDKVKELKAALGL from the coding sequence ATGCTCTTTACCAGTGAAAGTGTAACTGAAGGTCACCCAGATAAAATCTGTGATCAAATTTCTGATACTATACTTGATGCTATACTGGAAAAAGAACCTGAAGAAAATAAGATGAATGCCCGATGTGCTGTGGAAACTTTGGTGACAAGGGGGCTAGTTGTAGTTACAGGTGAAGTTAGAACCTCAGCATATATAGATGTTCCAACGCTTGTCAGGAATACTATTTTAGATATAGGTTATAACAGAGCTAAATTTGGATTTGATGGCGAAACATGCGCTGTAATTACTTCTATTGAAGAGCAATCACCTGATATAGCCCTGGGGGTTGACAGATCCTTCGAAGTTAAATCAAAAGAAAAGGAAGATCCTTTTGAGAAGATTGGAGCAGGAGACCAGGGCATTATGTTCGGATATGCCACAAACGAAACGGATGCTTATATGCCTTTACCCATTCTCTTAGCTCACAGACTTGCAAAAAGATTGGCTGATGTTCGAAAATCGAACACCTTGGATTTTTTAAGGCCCGATGGTAAAACCCAAGTAACGGTAGAATACGATGAAAATAATAACCCGGTGGGCGTTGAAACTGTACTTATTTCTGCTCAGCATTCTCCTGATATAAGTAGACAAGAGCTAGAAGAGGCAATAAAAGAACATGTAATAACCCCGGTGATACCCGAAAATCTTGTTACAAAAGACACAAAAATTCTTGTCAATCCTACAGGAAGATTTGTGATTGGAGGTCCTCAAGCTGATACAGGTCTCACAGGAAGGAAGATAATCGTTGATACATATGGTGGCTGGGCACCACACGGTGGAGGAGCCTTTTCAGGAAAAGATCCTACCAAAGTAGATAGATCCGCTACTTATATGGCAAGATATGTAGCCAAAAATTTGGTTGCAAGTGGTGCTGCAGATGAAGTTTTAATTCAACTGTCTTACGCCATTGGTGTTGCTCAACCTGTTTCAATAAATATTGACACAAAAGGTACTGCAAAAGTGGACGAAGAAAAGATATATAAAGTTGTAAAAGAGATTTTTGATTTTAGGCCTGCCGCTATAATTAGTAACTTGAATCTTTTACAACCTATTTACCAAAAGACTGCTGCTTACGGACATTTCGGGAGAAAAGATGTAGAATTTCCCTGGGAGAGATTGGATAAAGTTAAGGAATTGAAAGCAGCATTAGGTTTGTAA
- the rpsT gene encoding 30S ribosomal protein S20, translating into MPNKKSAEKRVRQSEQRRQKNRGYQKRIKEISKEIDKKIHENAEREELMQLLSKSFKIIDTAKSHGAVHKNYAARKKSKLHLKVKKYLGEMAPESSPVNE; encoded by the coding sequence TTGCCAAATAAAAAATCAGCAGAAAAAAGGGTTAGACAATCAGAACAAAGAAGACAAAAAAATCGTGGATATCAAAAGAGGATCAAGGAAATTTCTAAGGAAATAGACAAGAAAATACATGAAAATGCCGAAAGAGAAGAATTGATGCAGTTATTAAGCAAGTCTTTTAAAATTATTGACACTGCGAAATCACATGGTGCTGTACATAAAAACTACGCAGCAAGGAAAAAATCGAAATTACATTTAAAGGTTAAAAAATATTTAGGCGAAATGGCACCAGAAAGTTCACCAGTAAACGAGTGA
- the trmB gene encoding tRNA (guanosine(46)-N7)-methyltransferase TrmB, whose protein sequence is MNSYSFLQKSQINTKDVKSYPIEWNKVFGNSNKLIVEIGFGGGEFLVNLAKENNKYNYIGIETSLTSCSKIKSKIFQNNLNNIQIILEDAKFALREFFCDNSVNKVIVNFPCPWPKSKHSKNRLFDEKFIDTLSSVLEVDGELTLTTDDFVYASDVEEKFTSNGCFEVKNIAEVQQLPFKTRYEKKWESEGRKKYLLIARKRFKKNIKRLLEGELDLPHEKIKKVDFDKLQSLVGLKKSISNMVIVIKDVYTKIDGLEYLVKVYSEDEGYIQSYFVNVIRMREGWLVKLDDIAKAYRTPSVKEAVNTIAKELEN, encoded by the coding sequence TTGAATTCGTATTCTTTTTTACAAAAGTCTCAAATAAATACAAAAGATGTAAAAAGTTATCCTATCGAATGGAATAAGGTTTTTGGAAACAGTAATAAGTTAATAGTTGAAATTGGATTCGGTGGTGGAGAGTTTTTAGTAAATTTAGCTAAAGAGAACAACAAGTATAATTATATAGGAATAGAAACATCCCTAACTTCTTGTAGCAAAATAAAAAGCAAAATCTTTCAAAATAATTTAAACAACATACAAATAATTCTTGAAGATGCAAAATTCGCTCTTAGGGAATTTTTTTGTGATAACTCTGTTAATAAAGTAATAGTTAATTTCCCATGCCCATGGCCAAAAAGCAAACATTCAAAAAACCGTCTTTTTGACGAAAAATTCATAGACACATTATCGTCGGTATTAGAAGTAGATGGTGAATTAACTTTAACAACCGACGATTTTGTCTATGCTTCTGACGTTGAAGAAAAATTCACAAGCAACGGATGCTTTGAAGTAAAAAATATTGCCGAAGTTCAGCAATTGCCTTTCAAAACTAGATATGAAAAAAAATGGGAAAGTGAAGGTAGAAAAAAGTATTTATTAATAGCACGAAAAAGGTTCAAAAAAAACATAAAAAGATTGCTAGAAGGGGAATTAGATTTGCCTCATGAGAAAATTAAGAAAGTAGATTTTGATAAATTACAATCTCTGGTTGGACTAAAAAAATCCATTAGTAACATGGTTATAGTTATAAAAGATGTATACACTAAAATAGATGGTTTGGAATATTTAGTGAAGGTTTATTCTGAAGACGAGGGGTATATTCAAAGTTACTTTGTGAATGTCATCAGAATGAGAGAAGGATGGTTAGTAAAACTAGACGATATAGCAAAAGCTTACAGAACCCCTTCTGTTAAAGAAGCTGTGAATACAATCGCCAAGGAGCTGGAAAATTAA
- a CDS encoding NAD(P)H-dependent glycerol-3-phosphate dehydrogenase produces the protein MPHITVLGAGSWGTAISKHLVDNDQKVTIWDRNKKLLQEIKEGRNSRYLPTLKLPSNDINVEGDINESLTNAQIVILAVPVQHISEVLSKIHKSSLTNKEVIFVNLSKGIEINNRKIPSKIFEEYLSGFNYCTLSGPSHAEEVAENVPTSVVIGGIDDQVNKYIQEIFSSETFRVYTNNDLIGVEISGAIKNIYAIGAGIIDGFGKWDNTKAALITRSLVEIIRYGTYYGGKKETFMGLAGIGDLVVTCTSSHSRNRYVGEMLSKGMSLKTILEQMVMVAEGVYTAKAVYNDAKEKEIEMPIASKIYQVLYEGVDPKTAIYELMTRDLKSEFFN, from the coding sequence ATGCCTCATATAACGGTTTTGGGTGCGGGTAGTTGGGGAACCGCTATATCGAAGCATTTAGTCGATAATGATCAAAAAGTAACAATTTGGGATAGGAACAAAAAACTCCTACAAGAAATAAAAGAAGGACGCAATTCCCGATATTTGCCTACCCTAAAACTTCCATCAAATGATATTAATGTTGAAGGGGATATAAATGAAAGCTTAACTAATGCACAAATTGTTATTTTAGCCGTCCCTGTTCAACATATATCAGAGGTATTAAGCAAAATTCACAAGAGCTCTCTTACAAATAAAGAGGTTATTTTTGTCAATCTATCAAAAGGTATAGAAATTAACAACCGAAAAATACCAAGTAAAATTTTTGAGGAATACCTATCAGGATTTAATTATTGTACTCTTAGCGGTCCAAGTCATGCGGAAGAAGTAGCAGAAAATGTACCTACATCAGTTGTAATTGGTGGTATAGATGATCAGGTCAACAAATATATACAGGAAATTTTTAGCAGTGAAACTTTTAGGGTGTATACTAACAATGATTTGATAGGAGTAGAAATCAGTGGTGCTATAAAAAATATATATGCAATAGGTGCGGGTATAATAGATGGATTTGGGAAATGGGATAACACAAAAGCTGCCCTAATTACCCGATCTTTGGTTGAAATTATTAGGTATGGAACGTATTATGGAGGAAAGAAAGAAACGTTCATGGGGTTAGCGGGAATTGGAGATCTTGTTGTAACATGCACTAGCTCACATAGCAGGAATCGGTACGTTGGAGAAATGCTTTCAAAAGGTATGAGTCTAAAAACAATATTGGAACAGATGGTTATGGTAGCGGAAGGCGTTTACACGGCTAAAGCTGTGTATAACGACGCAAAGGAAAAAGAAATTGAAATGCCCATAGCTTCGAAAATATATCAAGTATTATATGAAGGTGTAGATCCTAAAACGGCTATTTACGAATTAATGACGAGGGATTTGAAATCTGAATTTTTTAATTGA
- the nth gene encoding endonuclease III, with the protein MQRDIKKEAEKIINMFPRSNSETDPFKVLIETVLSQRTKDENTEKASKSLFSCYTNVFEISKLNPQDLYDLIKPAGMYKQKSERIINISKILIEKYNGKVPDELEELIELPGVGRKTANIVLYVSFGKEALAVDTHVHRISNRLGWVKTKTPEETEEQLKKIIPSELWGPLNGSMVNFGQKICKPISPKCDECFLNEVCPAKQIYKNKSR; encoded by the coding sequence ATGCAGAGAGATATAAAAAAAGAAGCAGAAAAGATCATAAATATGTTTCCACGTAGTAACTCTGAAACGGATCCTTTTAAGGTTTTAATTGAAACGGTGCTTTCTCAAAGAACAAAAGATGAAAATACTGAAAAAGCTTCTAAATCACTTTTTTCTTGCTACACAAATGTTTTTGAGATTTCTAAATTGAATCCGCAGGACCTATACGATCTAATCAAGCCAGCAGGTATGTACAAACAAAAATCAGAAAGAATTATTAATATTTCTAAAATTTTAATTGAAAAGTATAATGGGAAAGTACCTGATGAATTAGAAGAGTTGATTGAGCTTCCTGGAGTGGGAAGAAAAACCGCTAATATAGTTTTGTACGTGTCTTTTGGTAAAGAAGCACTTGCAGTTGACACGCACGTACATAGAATATCTAATAGACTCGGTTGGGTGAAAACAAAGACACCTGAAGAAACTGAAGAACAATTGAAAAAAATTATCCCGTCTGAATTGTGGGGACCTCTGAATGGTTCAATGGTGAATTTTGGTCAAAAGATTTGTAAGCCAATTTCTCCAAAGTGCGACGAATGTTTTTTGAATGAAGTCTGCCCTGCAAAACAAATATATAAAAACAAAAGCCGGTAA